The proteins below come from a single Drosophila kikkawai strain 14028-0561.14 chromosome 3R, DkikHiC1v2, whole genome shotgun sequence genomic window:
- the lute gene encoding BTB/POZ domain-containing protein 6-B isoform X3, protein MWPRVLLILNELVETLNNGNGLLHSPPHNHQQQQQQQRGGGGVSPPGGASSGADHNIQITQPISAPSSPLASPGALNSSSSSSGGGGGSGGGISGSPTAFCLPSSSAAAAAVAALSATPTSGSGSYVCSAGTNWHFAAVAASNAIDTADPNWQASKATVLERNAAMFNNELMSDVKFVVGGEFDIDPIQTIPAHKYILATGSSVFYAMFYGGLAENKQEIKVPDVEPTAFLTLLRYLYCDEIKLEPEHILATLYAAKKYIVPHLARACVNYLEVKLTAKNACLLLSQSRLFEEPELMQRCWEVIDAQAEMAVKSEDFVDIDLKTFESILSRETLNCKEIHLFEAALNWAMNACEKMTIDDTPQNKRRLLGQALHLIRIPTMSLEEFANGVAQTGILSSQETIDMFLHFTAKVKPSLGFPTRSRAGLKTQVCHRFQSCAYRSNQWRYRGRCDSIQFSVDRRIFIVGFGLYGSSTGAANYNVKIELKRLGRTLAENDTKFFSDGSSNTFHVFFENPIQIEPECYYTASVILDGNELSFFGQEGMSEVLMGNVTFQFQCSSESTNGTGVQGGQIPELIFYGPTTMTAMSSPSNSLCATPIGGGSAAAATAAAGTAASNGSNLTSNNVNGSGEDLAAEGST, encoded by the exons ATGTGGCCACGCGTGCTGCTGATTCTCAACGAGCTGG TGGAAACACTCAACAATGGCAACGGGCTGCTCCATTCACCGCCCCAcaatcaccagcagcagcagcagcagcagcggggtGGAGGAGGAGTCTCTCCGCCCGGCGGTGCCTCGTCTGGAGCGGATCACAATATACAGATAACGCAGCCCATAAGTGCTCCATCCTCACCTCTGGCCTCGCCGGGCGCCCTaaacagcagtagcagcagcagcggtggtggtgggggcAGTGGCGGAGGGATCTCTGGCAGTCCCACAGCCTTCTGTCTGCCCTCCAGTTCCGCGGCAGCTGCTGCGGTGGCTGCTCTTTCGGCAACACCCACCAGCGGCAGTGGATCGTACGTGTGTTCCGCTGGAACCAATTGGCATTTCGCGGCTGTGGCGGCATCCAATGCCATTGATACCGCGGATCCGAACTGGCAGGCCAGCAAGGCGACGGTGCTGGAGAGGAATGCGGCCATGTTTAACAACGAGCTGATGTCCGACGTCAAGTTCGTTGTGGGCGGGGAGTTCG ACATTGATCCCATTCAGACTATACCCGCTCACAAATACATTCTCGCCACGGGCAGCTCAGTCTTCTACGCCATGTTCTACGGCGGATTGGCGGAAAACAAGCAGGAAATCAAAGTGCCTGATGTCGAACCCACTGCCTTCTTAACGTTGCTAAG GTACCTCTATTGTGATGAAATCAAACTGGAACCTGAGCACATACTGGCCACTTTGTACGCAGCTAAGAAGTACATAGTGCCCCACCTGGCCAGGGCCTGCGTCAACTATCTGGAGGTGAAGTTGACGGCAAAAAACGCCTGCCTACTTCTCAGTCAATCGCGTCTGTTCGAGGAGCCCGAACTGATGCAGCGTTGCTGGGAAGTGATCGACGCACAGGCCGAGATGGCGGTTAAGTCCGAGGACTTTGTGGACATTGACCTCAAGACCTTCGAGTCGATCCTCTCGCGAGAAACGCTCAACTGCAAGGAGATCCACCTGTTCGAGGCGGCTCTCAATTGGGCCATGAACGCCTGCGAGAAGATGACCATCGACGATACGCCGCAGAATAAGCGCAGGCTGCTGGGACAGGCTCTGCACCTCATCCGCATACCCACCATGTCGCTGGAGGAGTTCGCAAACGGTGTGGCCCAGACTGGCATCCTCTCGTCGCAGGAAACGATCGACATGTTTCTGCACTTCACCGCCAAGGTTAAGCCCTCGTTGGGCTTTCCTACTCGCTCGAGGGCGGGGCTGAAGACTCAGGTGTGCCATCGCTTCCAGTCGTGCGCCTACCGCTCGAATCAGTGGCGTTACCGCGGACGCTGTGATTCCATTCAGTTCTCCGTGGACCGCAG AATCTTCATCGTTGGCTTTGGACTGTATGGCTCATCGACTGGCGCAGCCAACTACAACGTCAAGATCGAGCTAAAGCGTCTCGGACGCACCCTCGCCGAGAACGACACCAAGTTCTTCTCGGATGGCTCGAGCAACACGTTCCATGTGTTCTTCGAGAACCCCATTCAAATAGAGCCCGAGTGCTACTACACCGCTTCCGTTATCCTGGACGGCAACGAGCTAAGCTTCTTCGGCCAGGAGGGCATGTCGGAGGTGCTCATGGGCAATGTGACGTTCCAGTTCCAGTGCTCGTCGGAGAGCACCAACGGCACTGGCGTGCAGGGCGGCCAGATTCCTGAACTGATCTTCTATGGACCCACCACGATGACAGCCATGAGTTCGCCCTCGAATTCGCTGTGTGCAACGCCAATCGGAGGAGGatcagctgcagcagcaactgcagcagctggaACTGCCGCATCCAATGGCAGCAATTTAACTAGCAACAATGTCAACGGTTCCGGGGAGGATCTGGCGGCTGAGGGCAGCACCTGA
- the lute gene encoding BTB/POZ domain-containing protein 6-B isoform X1: protein MIEAFANHLSSHLGRHLFYWAIESSSIGSSGNYGLNLRLSELINKFHGPLERGVQVLDHLLTLEEDDFAGHWGSAYAHNYEPEYAARVPENEELPPPEQMETLNNGNGLLHSPPHNHQQQQQQQRGGGGVSPPGGASSGADHNIQITQPISAPSSPLASPGALNSSSSSSGGGGGSGGGISGSPTAFCLPSSSAAAAAVAALSATPTSGSGSYVCSAGTNWHFAAVAASNAIDTADPNWQASKATVLERNAAMFNNELMSDVKFVVGGEFDIDPIQTIPAHKYILATGSSVFYAMFYGGLAENKQEIKVPDVEPTAFLTLLRYLYCDEIKLEPEHILATLYAAKKYIVPHLARACVNYLEVKLTAKNACLLLSQSRLFEEPELMQRCWEVIDAQAEMAVKSEDFVDIDLKTFESILSRETLNCKEIHLFEAALNWAMNACEKMTIDDTPQNKRRLLGQALHLIRIPTMSLEEFANGVAQTGILSSQETIDMFLHFTAKVKPSLGFPTRSRAGLKTQVCHRFQSCAYRSNQWRYRGRCDSIQFSVDRRIFIVGFGLYGSSTGAANYNVKIELKRLGRTLAENDTKFFSDGSSNTFHVFFENPIQIEPECYYTASVILDGNELSFFGQEGMSEVLMGNVTFQFQCSSESTNGTGVQGGQIPELIFYGPTTMTAMSSPSNSLCATPIGGGSAAAATAAAGTAASNGSNLTSNNVNGSGEDLAAEGST from the exons ATGATCGAGGCCTTTGCGAATCACTTAAGCAGCCACCTGGGACGCCACCTCTTCTACTGGGCCATCGAATCAAGCAGCATCGGAAGTTCGGGTAACTACGGCCTCAACCTGCGGCTCTCCGAGCTGATCAACAAATTCCACGGCCCCCTCGAGCGGGGCGTGCAGGTGCTGGACCACCTGTTGACCCTCGAGGAGGACGACTTTGCCGGCCATTGGGGCAGCGCCTATGCGCACAATTATGAGCCGGAGTACGCCGCTCGAGTGCCGGAGAACGAGGAGTTGCCACCGCCAGAACAGA TGGAAACACTCAACAATGGCAACGGGCTGCTCCATTCACCGCCCCAcaatcaccagcagcagcagcagcagcagcggggtGGAGGAGGAGTCTCTCCGCCCGGCGGTGCCTCGTCTGGAGCGGATCACAATATACAGATAACGCAGCCCATAAGTGCTCCATCCTCACCTCTGGCCTCGCCGGGCGCCCTaaacagcagtagcagcagcagcggtggtggtgggggcAGTGGCGGAGGGATCTCTGGCAGTCCCACAGCCTTCTGTCTGCCCTCCAGTTCCGCGGCAGCTGCTGCGGTGGCTGCTCTTTCGGCAACACCCACCAGCGGCAGTGGATCGTACGTGTGTTCCGCTGGAACCAATTGGCATTTCGCGGCTGTGGCGGCATCCAATGCCATTGATACCGCGGATCCGAACTGGCAGGCCAGCAAGGCGACGGTGCTGGAGAGGAATGCGGCCATGTTTAACAACGAGCTGATGTCCGACGTCAAGTTCGTTGTGGGCGGGGAGTTCG ACATTGATCCCATTCAGACTATACCCGCTCACAAATACATTCTCGCCACGGGCAGCTCAGTCTTCTACGCCATGTTCTACGGCGGATTGGCGGAAAACAAGCAGGAAATCAAAGTGCCTGATGTCGAACCCACTGCCTTCTTAACGTTGCTAAG GTACCTCTATTGTGATGAAATCAAACTGGAACCTGAGCACATACTGGCCACTTTGTACGCAGCTAAGAAGTACATAGTGCCCCACCTGGCCAGGGCCTGCGTCAACTATCTGGAGGTGAAGTTGACGGCAAAAAACGCCTGCCTACTTCTCAGTCAATCGCGTCTGTTCGAGGAGCCCGAACTGATGCAGCGTTGCTGGGAAGTGATCGACGCACAGGCCGAGATGGCGGTTAAGTCCGAGGACTTTGTGGACATTGACCTCAAGACCTTCGAGTCGATCCTCTCGCGAGAAACGCTCAACTGCAAGGAGATCCACCTGTTCGAGGCGGCTCTCAATTGGGCCATGAACGCCTGCGAGAAGATGACCATCGACGATACGCCGCAGAATAAGCGCAGGCTGCTGGGACAGGCTCTGCACCTCATCCGCATACCCACCATGTCGCTGGAGGAGTTCGCAAACGGTGTGGCCCAGACTGGCATCCTCTCGTCGCAGGAAACGATCGACATGTTTCTGCACTTCACCGCCAAGGTTAAGCCCTCGTTGGGCTTTCCTACTCGCTCGAGGGCGGGGCTGAAGACTCAGGTGTGCCATCGCTTCCAGTCGTGCGCCTACCGCTCGAATCAGTGGCGTTACCGCGGACGCTGTGATTCCATTCAGTTCTCCGTGGACCGCAG AATCTTCATCGTTGGCTTTGGACTGTATGGCTCATCGACTGGCGCAGCCAACTACAACGTCAAGATCGAGCTAAAGCGTCTCGGACGCACCCTCGCCGAGAACGACACCAAGTTCTTCTCGGATGGCTCGAGCAACACGTTCCATGTGTTCTTCGAGAACCCCATTCAAATAGAGCCCGAGTGCTACTACACCGCTTCCGTTATCCTGGACGGCAACGAGCTAAGCTTCTTCGGCCAGGAGGGCATGTCGGAGGTGCTCATGGGCAATGTGACGTTCCAGTTCCAGTGCTCGTCGGAGAGCACCAACGGCACTGGCGTGCAGGGCGGCCAGATTCCTGAACTGATCTTCTATGGACCCACCACGATGACAGCCATGAGTTCGCCCTCGAATTCGCTGTGTGCAACGCCAATCGGAGGAGGatcagctgcagcagcaactgcagcagctggaACTGCCGCATCCAATGGCAGCAATTTAACTAGCAACAATGTCAACGGTTCCGGGGAGGATCTGGCGGCTGAGGGCAGCACCTGA
- the lute gene encoding BTB/POZ domain-containing protein 6-B isoform X2 — translation MASSSSNNSSANNHGGNSNNPLNRLSLKSAGKRNQESMSHSQPNGGWINVETLNNGNGLLHSPPHNHQQQQQQQRGGGGVSPPGGASSGADHNIQITQPISAPSSPLASPGALNSSSSSSGGGGGSGGGISGSPTAFCLPSSSAAAAAVAALSATPTSGSGSYVCSAGTNWHFAAVAASNAIDTADPNWQASKATVLERNAAMFNNELMSDVKFVVGGEFDIDPIQTIPAHKYILATGSSVFYAMFYGGLAENKQEIKVPDVEPTAFLTLLRYLYCDEIKLEPEHILATLYAAKKYIVPHLARACVNYLEVKLTAKNACLLLSQSRLFEEPELMQRCWEVIDAQAEMAVKSEDFVDIDLKTFESILSRETLNCKEIHLFEAALNWAMNACEKMTIDDTPQNKRRLLGQALHLIRIPTMSLEEFANGVAQTGILSSQETIDMFLHFTAKVKPSLGFPTRSRAGLKTQVCHRFQSCAYRSNQWRYRGRCDSIQFSVDRRIFIVGFGLYGSSTGAANYNVKIELKRLGRTLAENDTKFFSDGSSNTFHVFFENPIQIEPECYYTASVILDGNELSFFGQEGMSEVLMGNVTFQFQCSSESTNGTGVQGGQIPELIFYGPTTMTAMSSPSNSLCATPIGGGSAAAATAAAGTAASNGSNLTSNNVNGSGEDLAAEGST, via the exons ATGGCCAGCAGCAGTAGTAATAATTCCTCGGCCAACAATCACGGCGGCAATAGCAATAATCCCCTGAACAGATTATCGCTGAAATCCGCTGGAAAACGTAACCAGGAGAGCATGTCGCATTCCCAGCCAAACGGCGGATGGATCAATG TGGAAACACTCAACAATGGCAACGGGCTGCTCCATTCACCGCCCCAcaatcaccagcagcagcagcagcagcagcggggtGGAGGAGGAGTCTCTCCGCCCGGCGGTGCCTCGTCTGGAGCGGATCACAATATACAGATAACGCAGCCCATAAGTGCTCCATCCTCACCTCTGGCCTCGCCGGGCGCCCTaaacagcagtagcagcagcagcggtggtggtgggggcAGTGGCGGAGGGATCTCTGGCAGTCCCACAGCCTTCTGTCTGCCCTCCAGTTCCGCGGCAGCTGCTGCGGTGGCTGCTCTTTCGGCAACACCCACCAGCGGCAGTGGATCGTACGTGTGTTCCGCTGGAACCAATTGGCATTTCGCGGCTGTGGCGGCATCCAATGCCATTGATACCGCGGATCCGAACTGGCAGGCCAGCAAGGCGACGGTGCTGGAGAGGAATGCGGCCATGTTTAACAACGAGCTGATGTCCGACGTCAAGTTCGTTGTGGGCGGGGAGTTCG ACATTGATCCCATTCAGACTATACCCGCTCACAAATACATTCTCGCCACGGGCAGCTCAGTCTTCTACGCCATGTTCTACGGCGGATTGGCGGAAAACAAGCAGGAAATCAAAGTGCCTGATGTCGAACCCACTGCCTTCTTAACGTTGCTAAG GTACCTCTATTGTGATGAAATCAAACTGGAACCTGAGCACATACTGGCCACTTTGTACGCAGCTAAGAAGTACATAGTGCCCCACCTGGCCAGGGCCTGCGTCAACTATCTGGAGGTGAAGTTGACGGCAAAAAACGCCTGCCTACTTCTCAGTCAATCGCGTCTGTTCGAGGAGCCCGAACTGATGCAGCGTTGCTGGGAAGTGATCGACGCACAGGCCGAGATGGCGGTTAAGTCCGAGGACTTTGTGGACATTGACCTCAAGACCTTCGAGTCGATCCTCTCGCGAGAAACGCTCAACTGCAAGGAGATCCACCTGTTCGAGGCGGCTCTCAATTGGGCCATGAACGCCTGCGAGAAGATGACCATCGACGATACGCCGCAGAATAAGCGCAGGCTGCTGGGACAGGCTCTGCACCTCATCCGCATACCCACCATGTCGCTGGAGGAGTTCGCAAACGGTGTGGCCCAGACTGGCATCCTCTCGTCGCAGGAAACGATCGACATGTTTCTGCACTTCACCGCCAAGGTTAAGCCCTCGTTGGGCTTTCCTACTCGCTCGAGGGCGGGGCTGAAGACTCAGGTGTGCCATCGCTTCCAGTCGTGCGCCTACCGCTCGAATCAGTGGCGTTACCGCGGACGCTGTGATTCCATTCAGTTCTCCGTGGACCGCAG AATCTTCATCGTTGGCTTTGGACTGTATGGCTCATCGACTGGCGCAGCCAACTACAACGTCAAGATCGAGCTAAAGCGTCTCGGACGCACCCTCGCCGAGAACGACACCAAGTTCTTCTCGGATGGCTCGAGCAACACGTTCCATGTGTTCTTCGAGAACCCCATTCAAATAGAGCCCGAGTGCTACTACACCGCTTCCGTTATCCTGGACGGCAACGAGCTAAGCTTCTTCGGCCAGGAGGGCATGTCGGAGGTGCTCATGGGCAATGTGACGTTCCAGTTCCAGTGCTCGTCGGAGAGCACCAACGGCACTGGCGTGCAGGGCGGCCAGATTCCTGAACTGATCTTCTATGGACCCACCACGATGACAGCCATGAGTTCGCCCTCGAATTCGCTGTGTGCAACGCCAATCGGAGGAGGatcagctgcagcagcaactgcagcagctggaACTGCCGCATCCAATGGCAGCAATTTAACTAGCAACAATGTCAACGGTTCCGGGGAGGATCTGGCGGCTGAGGGCAGCACCTGA